A genomic region of Methanosarcina thermophila TM-1 contains the following coding sequences:
- a CDS encoding glycosyltransferase family 4 protein, translated as MLFLDMVKPLSLADGSLIHRYELVSNLARFENEIHIFTAGNTPLSNIKNIHSHNIPPGNFLSLIVNYFSSSISLLSSETFDVLYTRNPNFGFLAGLFCKTRCKKIVYELNGIPEDEKNLFRTKYEEDGFSQPRKKNYFSNQYFSVHAKLKLFILKKALGFSDRIIVVTPGIKTNLEKIYNIPGEKIVVVSNGANTSLFRPKEQEICRKELGLELETPYVCFVGNLAPWQGVEYLVKAAPSILSRFPECHFLIVGDGVMKDNLLKLCRELGVEDKFIFTGVVAYDRVPLYINASDICAAPFILARNAKIGLSPLKLYEYMACGKTVVASNISGVSDVLEASGGGILVPPENPNALAEGIIKVLENPGLGKKLGSKGLSYVTENYSWYSVAKKVNEVCKSVLEAEN; from the coding sequence ATGCTTTTCCTAGATATGGTAAAGCCTCTTTCTCTTGCCGATGGTTCGCTTATCCATAGATACGAACTTGTTAGCAATCTAGCCAGGTTTGAGAATGAAATCCATATATTTACTGCTGGTAATACCCCTCTATCGAATATCAAGAATATACATAGCCATAATATCCCACCTGGAAATTTCCTTTCACTCATTGTCAATTACTTCAGCAGTTCTATAAGCCTTCTCAGTTCCGAAACTTTTGATGTGCTGTATACCCGCAATCCTAACTTTGGATTTCTTGCTGGACTTTTCTGCAAGACCAGATGTAAAAAAATAGTTTACGAGTTAAATGGGATTCCTGAGGACGAAAAGAATCTTTTCAGAACAAAATATGAGGAGGACGGATTTTCACAACCACGCAAAAAGAATTATTTTTCAAACCAGTATTTCTCTGTGCATGCAAAGCTTAAACTGTTTATTCTCAAAAAAGCTCTCGGGTTTTCAGACAGAATTATTGTCGTGACTCCAGGTATAAAAACAAATCTTGAGAAGATATATAACATTCCTGGAGAAAAAATAGTTGTAGTCTCCAATGGAGCAAATACCTCCCTGTTCAGGCCGAAAGAGCAGGAGATCTGTAGAAAAGAACTCGGTCTGGAGCTTGAAACTCCCTATGTATGTTTTGTGGGCAACCTTGCTCCTTGGCAGGGGGTCGAGTATCTGGTAAAGGCAGCTCCATCTATACTTTCCAGGTTTCCAGAATGCCATTTCCTGATTGTCGGAGATGGAGTTATGAAAGACAACCTTCTCAAGCTCTGCAGGGAACTCGGAGTTGAGGATAAGTTTATTTTTACAGGCGTGGTTGCCTACGATCGCGTGCCTCTTTACATTAATGCGAGTGATATATGTGCAGCTCCTTTTATACTTGCCAGAAATGCAAAAATAGGTCTTTCTCCTCTGAAATTATACGAGTACATGGCTTGCGGAAAAACTGTAGTTGCAAGTAATATTAGTGGTGTTTCCGATGTACTTGAGGCTTCAGGAGGAGGAATTCTTGTCCCTCCTGAAAACCCGAATGCTCTTGCAGAAGGAATCATAAAGGTGCTTGAAAATCCGGGTTTGGGGAAGAAACTGGGCTCAAAAGGTTTAAGTTATGTTACTGAAAATTACAGCTGGTACAGCGTTGCGAAAAAGGTTAACGAAGTCTGCAAATCAGTACTCGAAGCCGAGAACTGA
- a CDS encoding glycosyltransferase family 2 protein: MGLHSAFSLGLNSLISDPINIVSSPTQLTDRLLRHEFTVLIPAQNEETSIGSKVLIAASYADRVLVLDKGSTDRTMEVAALGGARVVPISGGEEALLNVLYKASLDSEIVVLIYPECIQDIDLLSHVLEPLRQGFDLSVGSWPCRISYELETVMLFNGKNTFKEKIGFLAITSDALQKVSSGMEHLSLKSLLSAAKAGGLKVNYLSFDVDPMFRKLESTRIGVVVPAYNEELLIGETLSGIPEYVDRIYVIDDASTDRTGEIVKNFGDPRIVYLRHEVNKGVGAGIISGYKLALKDEMDIVAVMAGDNQMDPVQLPRLIFPIIEGRADYTKGNRLLTDDFRTGMSKWRSFGNYLLSFITKIGSGYWQVMDPQNGYTAISRQALEVIDLDSVYPYYGYCNDLLIKLNAFGMRVMDVVMPARYGKEKSKIRYGKFIHKVAPMIFRGFLWRLRVKYTVLDFHPLVLFYFLGMLALPVGVLLGLWGFLQILLQNPLPSYYPLLGFLVLGTGLQMLLFGMLFDMQVEKKKNEKVGLAR; encoded by the coding sequence TTGGGTTTGCATTCAGCCTTTTCACTTGGTCTCAACTCTCTAATCTCTGATCCTATTAACATAGTATCTTCGCCAACCCAACTTACCGATAGGTTGCTCAGGCATGAATTTACTGTCTTGATACCAGCTCAGAACGAGGAGACTTCCATTGGAAGCAAGGTTCTGATTGCGGCAAGTTACGCTGACCGCGTACTTGTTCTTGATAAAGGCTCTACAGATCGAACTATGGAGGTAGCTGCCTTGGGAGGGGCACGAGTTGTCCCTATCTCAGGGGGAGAGGAAGCATTACTCAACGTCCTCTACAAGGCATCTCTTGATTCAGAAATTGTTGTTCTTATCTATCCGGAATGCATACAGGATATAGATTTGCTTTCCCATGTACTTGAGCCGCTAAGACAGGGATTTGATCTATCAGTGGGTTCATGGCCCTGTCGTATATCCTATGAGCTGGAAACGGTAATGCTTTTCAATGGGAAAAATACCTTTAAGGAAAAAATAGGGTTTCTTGCGATAACCTCAGATGCGCTGCAGAAAGTCAGTTCAGGCATGGAACATCTCTCTTTGAAATCCTTGCTTTCTGCGGCGAAAGCTGGAGGACTTAAGGTTAACTACCTGAGTTTCGATGTAGACCCTATGTTCAGGAAACTTGAGAGCACTCGTATAGGAGTTGTCGTGCCTGCTTATAATGAGGAATTGCTTATAGGCGAAACTCTAAGCGGCATCCCCGAATATGTAGACAGAATTTATGTAATTGACGATGCCAGCACAGATCGCACAGGCGAGATTGTAAAAAACTTTGGGGATCCACGGATTGTGTATTTGCGTCATGAAGTAAACAAAGGAGTGGGCGCAGGAATAATCAGCGGATATAAACTTGCCCTCAAAGACGAGATGGATATCGTTGCGGTCATGGCTGGAGATAATCAAATGGACCCAGTCCAGCTTCCCAGGTTAATTTTCCCAATTATTGAAGGGAGAGCTGATTATACAAAAGGGAATAGACTACTTACTGATGATTTTAGGACCGGAATGAGCAAATGGAGGTCTTTTGGAAATTATCTCCTCAGCTTTATCACAAAAATAGGCAGCGGTTACTGGCAGGTTATGGACCCTCAGAACGGATATACAGCTATCTCCAGGCAGGCCCTGGAGGTGATCGATCTAGATTCAGTCTATCCTTATTATGGTTATTGTAACGATCTGTTAATCAAGCTTAATGCTTTCGGAATGAGAGTAATGGATGTTGTGATGCCTGCTCGCTATGGCAAAGAAAAGTCCAAGATTCGGTATGGCAAGTTTATCCACAAAGTGGCTCCCATGATCTTCAGAGGTTTTCTCTGGAGGCTAAGGGTCAAATACACTGTACTGGACTTCCATCCACTTGTATTATTCTATTTCCTTGGAATGCTGGCTTTGCCTGTGGGTGTTCTGTTAGGATTGTGGGGCTTTTTGCAGATATTACTGCAAAATCCTCTCCCTTCCTACTACCCTCTGCTTGGCTTCCTTGTACTGGGTACAGGGCTTCAAATGCTTCTCTTCGGAATGCTTTTTGATATGCAGGTTGAGAAGAAAAAAAATGAGAAGGTAGGGCTTGCTCGCTAA
- a CDS encoding disaggregatase related repeat-containing protein, with protein MDGKRRMYKWGDRKKLLLFSIIFISLIAGVTITLSTPSDTDTVVRVSTNGNGDFNCDGIDDQIEINQALAYVAEHPELTTVHLEGPNTYVISDTIYIGSNTILQGDPTAVIKLEDNAGWPEGKPLITQMDSAGNHDITIRGFEIDGNHDNNDGKSRGKGYHNLISFTDCENIKVHDMYMHDSHGDGLKVVKCSDIQFYNNRVYKLGHDALYAIYSSNVEAWNNKITCRTNSGLRIYNTNHVKFHNNIINSEGEGGAGIEIQKIGPSTVMNDIEICNNLLYETNAAGIWITGYGNGYSKDSARDIHIHHNKFYKTGINRGADWAGGIVLNGFQNTLIENNKFDECYGAAIAHKQVTKEFLAPGSGYTTIVRNNIIINTQPSPAAGEGYAVYNQLRDTHSFILENNCLSNNAGGNYLGANSTSDVEADSELAAKLSRNESLGEDFPWSEAMSAGPQTPYEIDDSGVQAGQEEEFESKIERIFSEFLRFLKRFFLDLSLQSGEVENLKIALPYVISDNRLKQEAPNMTFSESEYIDIGMTPDGGIYRGLIIFELGSFNQTDQIEKATLSLFWYYPENQMRPKDTVLEVYRPVEWCKEHVTWEQRETNIPWRNSGGDWYDRNGVFQGSIPYASITISGDEIPGNRYIELDVTDLVQEYISGKYKNTGFLIKAREEDENYIAFYSTNWQNKDQRPKLTIEYT; from the coding sequence ATGGACGGAAAAAGGCGAATGTATAAATGGGGAGATAGAAAAAAATTACTACTTTTTAGTATAATTTTTATTTCTCTAATTGCAGGTGTGACCATAACTTTATCCACCCCATCTGATACAGATACAGTAGTTCGTGTTTCTACCAATGGAAATGGGGACTTTAATTGCGATGGAATTGATGATCAGATAGAAATAAACCAGGCTCTTGCATATGTTGCGGAGCATCCAGAGCTTACAACCGTTCATTTGGAAGGACCTAATACATACGTTATTTCGGACACTATCTATATAGGGAGTAATACTATTCTACAGGGAGATCCTACAGCTGTGATCAAGCTTGAGGATAATGCAGGTTGGCCGGAAGGAAAGCCTTTGATTACGCAAATGGACAGTGCCGGAAATCATGATATTACCATAAGAGGGTTTGAGATTGATGGAAATCATGATAATAACGATGGTAAAAGCAGGGGCAAAGGATATCATAATCTGATTAGTTTCACTGATTGTGAGAATATAAAAGTCCACGACATGTACATGCATGACAGTCATGGGGATGGGCTTAAAGTCGTAAAATGTTCAGATATTCAGTTTTACAATAACCGGGTTTATAAATTAGGGCATGATGCTCTCTATGCCATCTATTCCTCAAATGTAGAAGCCTGGAACAATAAAATAACATGTAGAACAAACAGCGGTTTAAGAATTTACAATACAAATCACGTAAAGTTCCATAACAATATTATCAATTCCGAAGGAGAAGGAGGAGCAGGGATTGAAATCCAGAAGATCGGTCCTTCAACTGTGATGAATGATATTGAGATCTGCAATAACCTGCTATACGAGACCAATGCGGCAGGTATCTGGATTACAGGTTACGGGAACGGATATTCTAAAGACTCTGCAAGAGATATCCATATTCATCACAACAAATTTTATAAAACTGGAATTAACCGCGGTGCAGACTGGGCAGGAGGAATAGTACTTAACGGTTTTCAAAACACTTTGATAGAGAACAATAAATTCGATGAGTGCTACGGCGCTGCTATTGCCCATAAACAGGTTACTAAAGAATTTTTGGCTCCGGGCTCAGGATATACGACTATCGTGAGAAATAATATAATAATTAATACTCAGCCGAGTCCTGCAGCCGGAGAAGGATATGCTGTATACAATCAGTTGAGAGATACCCATTCATTTATCCTAGAAAATAATTGCCTTTCCAATAATGCAGGTGGGAATTATCTTGGTGCAAATTCTACTTCAGATGTCGAGGCTGACTCTGAACTTGCGGCGAAGTTGAGTAGAAATGAGTCTTTAGGAGAGGATTTCCCCTGGAGTGAAGCTATGTCTGCCGGACCTCAGACGCCTTATGAGATAGATGACAGTGGAGTCCAGGCAGGACAGGAAGAAGAGTTTGAATCAAAAATTGAAAGAATATTTTCAGAGTTTTTAAGATTTCTTAAAAGATTTTTTTTAGACCTTTCACTGCAGTCTGGTGAAGTGGAAAATCTTAAAATTGCATTACCATACGTCATTTCTGACAACAGGTTAAAGCAAGAGGCTCCTAACATGACTTTCAGTGAAAGTGAATATATTGACATAGGAATGACACCAGATGGAGGCATTTACAGGGGTCTTATAATCTTTGAGTTGGGTTCATTCAATCAAACTGACCAGATCGAAAAAGCAACTCTGTCTTTATTCTGGTACTACCCGGAGAATCAAATGAGACCGAAGGATACTGTACTGGAAGTATATAGACCTGTGGAATGGTGCAAAGAACATGTTACGTGGGAGCAAAGAGAAACCAACATTCCCTGGAGAAATTCAGGAGGAGACTGGTATGACAGGAATGGAGTCTTCCAAGGCAGCATCCCATATGCTTCAATAACTATCAGTGGAGATGAAATCCCTGGCAACCGCTACATTGAACTGGACGTAACAGACCTTGTTCAGGAATATATAAGCGGTAAGTACAAAAATACAGGTTTCCTAATTAAAGCCCGAGAGGAGGATGAAAATTATATTGCTTTCTACAGTACCAACTGGCAAAACAAAGACCAGAGACCCAAACTCACTATAGAGTATACCTGA
- a CDS encoding GNAT family N-acetyltransferase: MDEIEVRELAPSEYKEWDLLVEKAEPGTIFHTSEWLGICRDVLSKDLRIYGCFRKGELVGGCPLFVKNIKGILKVATSTCDMTSYSGPLVKESASSRTSKRIQEIHEILNPLREFLCKQGFDSIHLTLSPGFKDVRPFTWYGWDSTVHYTHYLNLKDNVDNNLSRKIRRELRTANEAGLKTRVWNDPETYYHLLSMVYEKQNLAPPLPREFFERVFKLIQEKDIGYMFVTETPEGEAIAAHLNLYGKKSTITWTSALNPDFGRLGPNALLYYNEFLDLKSRNFEYMNVMAANIPRFADFIMGFSPELIPYYSVTLESKKYSIAKTLYKITHKETF; the protein is encoded by the coding sequence ATGGACGAAATTGAAGTTAGAGAATTAGCGCCATCTGAATACAAAGAATGGGATCTGCTTGTAGAGAAAGCTGAGCCTGGTACAATTTTCCATACCAGTGAATGGCTTGGAATCTGCAGGGATGTCCTGTCAAAAGATCTCAGAATCTACGGCTGTTTCAGAAAGGGCGAACTTGTAGGAGGCTGTCCGCTTTTTGTTAAAAACATTAAGGGAATCTTGAAAGTAGCAACCTCGACCTGTGATATGACCAGCTATAGTGGACCTCTTGTAAAAGAGAGTGCCAGTTCCAGGACAAGTAAACGTATACAGGAGATTCATGAAATTCTTAATCCCCTCAGGGAGTTTCTTTGCAAGCAGGGATTTGATAGTATTCATCTTACGCTTTCTCCCGGGTTTAAGGATGTGAGACCTTTTACCTGGTATGGATGGGATTCCACCGTGCATTATACTCATTACTTAAATCTGAAAGATAATGTGGATAACAACCTTTCAAGAAAGATCCGCAGAGAACTCAGAACTGCAAATGAGGCAGGACTTAAGACCAGGGTATGGAATGATCCTGAGACATATTACCATCTGCTCTCAATGGTTTACGAAAAACAGAATTTAGCGCCTCCCCTTCCCAGAGAATTTTTCGAGAGAGTATTTAAGCTGATTCAGGAAAAAGATATTGGTTATATGTTTGTCACAGAGACTCCTGAAGGTGAAGCTATTGCAGCTCACCTGAATCTGTATGGAAAGAAAAGCACCATAACCTGGACCTCAGCCCTGAACCCGGATTTTGGTCGTCTGGGTCCCAATGCTCTTCTATATTATAATGAATTTCTTGATCTTAAGTCCCGAAACTTCGAGTACATGAATGTAATGGCAGCGAATATTCCCAGGTTTGCGGATTTTATCATGGGTTTCTCTCCTGAGCTAATTCCCTATTATAGCGTGACTCTGGAGAGCAAAAAATATTCAATCGCAAAAACCCTGTATAAAATCACTCACAAAGAAACTTTCTAA
- a CDS encoding polysaccharide deacetylase family protein has product MEDRELWDLFTKKEEYDPILLDKYGRFSYYLSSQRNIFEPHVSKFLIKNGLSFEYPEGRNFAVCLTHDIDFVCPGMLNTAARAVKALKRGQFVQASILPFSRINKTWNPLWNFRQIMKLEKGYGAKSTFYFLTLDPGDEDFTFSIEEVEEELGYILDNGWEVGLHGGHEAYNNLIEMKNKKQKLEKVLRKEVISYRNHYLRFKTPETWEFLTEAGFSYDSTFGYHDCVGFRNGMCHPFNPYNLNTGKEIDILEIPLGIMDTTLFSQMHLNFNQAWKLTEKLIDTVENYKGVLTILWHNTYMQGDYLEFYKRILEYCTQKNAWMTSGAEIYRWWKENY; this is encoded by the coding sequence ATGGAAGATAGGGAGCTATGGGATTTATTTACAAAAAAAGAAGAGTACGACCCTATCCTCTTAGATAAGTATGGAAGATTCTCATATTACTTAAGCAGTCAAAGAAATATTTTTGAGCCTCATGTCTCGAAATTTTTGATTAAAAATGGGCTAAGTTTCGAATATCCTGAAGGAAGAAATTTTGCCGTATGTCTGACTCATGATATCGATTTTGTATGCCCAGGAATGCTGAATACTGCAGCCAGAGCAGTAAAAGCTCTCAAAAGGGGTCAGTTCGTACAGGCTTCTATCCTTCCGTTCTCAAGAATAAACAAAACCTGGAACCCTTTGTGGAATTTTAGACAAATTATGAAACTGGAAAAAGGCTATGGGGCAAAATCCACATTTTATTTTCTGACCCTTGATCCTGGAGACGAAGATTTTACTTTCAGCATTGAAGAAGTGGAAGAAGAACTCGGCTATATTTTGGACAATGGATGGGAGGTGGGGCTTCACGGAGGTCATGAGGCTTACAATAACCTAATAGAAATGAAAAACAAAAAACAAAAACTGGAGAAAGTACTCCGAAAGGAGGTTATAAGCTACAGGAATCATTATCTTCGATTTAAAACTCCAGAAACCTGGGAATTCCTTACAGAGGCGGGCTTCAGTTACGATTCAACCTTCGGCTATCATGATTGTGTGGGGTTCAGGAACGGAATGTGTCATCCTTTTAATCCATATAACCTTAACACAGGAAAAGAAATCGATATTCTGGAAATTCCACTGGGTATTATGGATACCACCCTTTTCAGCCAGATGCATCTAAACTTCAATCAGGCATGGAAACTTACGGAAAAGCTCATTGATACAGTTGAAAATTATAAAGGCGTACTTACAATCCTCTGGCATAACACGTATATGCAAGGGGATTATCTGGAATTCTATAAAAGAATCCTGGAGTATTGTACTCAAAAAAATGCCTGGATGACATCAGGAGCCGAGATATACAGATGGTGGAAGGAAAACTACTGA
- a CDS encoding metal-dependent hydrolase, with amino-acid sequence MLFFGHLGITLGVFLLCSIFTPRLRTLIDLRYLAIGALLPDLIDKPLGRVIFASVLANGRIIGHTLLFSLILSLVGIYLYKKSNNCRGIALASGSFLHLLEDQMWFQPLTFFWPLFGLSFPRDSTDYTGLEYLLIMFGRSFEPEFSQTFIAEVLGIGLIAIFAVNWLKRRLSKKF; translated from the coding sequence ATGCTGTTCTTTGGACATCTGGGGATTACACTGGGGGTCTTTTTATTATGCTCTATCTTTACACCCCGACTGAGAACTCTAATAGACCTGAGATATCTAGCTATTGGAGCCCTCCTGCCTGACTTAATAGATAAACCTTTAGGGAGAGTTATCTTTGCTTCTGTCCTTGCAAATGGACGCATTATAGGTCATACACTATTGTTTTCACTTATTCTCTCGCTAGTAGGAATATACCTGTACAAAAAAAGTAATAATTGCAGAGGCATTGCTCTTGCTTCAGGTTCTTTTCTTCATCTTCTAGAGGACCAAATGTGGTTTCAGCCTCTGACTTTCTTCTGGCCTCTCTTCGGGCTAAGCTTTCCCAGAGATTCTACTGACTATACCGGTCTGGAATACTTATTAATAATGTTCGGGAGGTCTTTTGAACCTGAATTCTCACAAACTTTCATCGCTGAAGTTCTTGGAATCGGGTTAATAGCTATCTTTGCTGTAAACTGGCTAAAAAGACGGCTGAGCAAAAAATTCTGA
- a CDS encoding glycosyltransferase, producing the protein MGSDIKGKYLLITPAKNEEQNLLEVSKSVIGQKLKPELWVIVDDGSTDGTPRILEDLQANHSWIRSIKLPPRPRDITFHYSYVCKQGFDYALEYCRENNIEFEYIGLLDADTVLEESYFEKLLTEFEKNSSIGIASGGIYYENDGKLSLEVTNKNLPRGTGRIWRKECFFETGGYQVEPSPDSISNIKALLRGWQLIQYADVVQIQKRKTSAADGLWSGYTKNGWMAYYLGKRPLIALVNVLYLSLKPPYYTGAAYFLGYFSSAIKREKRIEDPEIRNYYRNQGLSGILSQILGISSRS; encoded by the coding sequence ATGGGGTCTGATATAAAAGGAAAGTATTTGCTGATTACCCCCGCCAAGAATGAAGAGCAAAACCTGCTCGAAGTTTCGAAATCTGTAATAGGACAGAAACTAAAACCTGAGTTATGGGTTATAGTCGACGACGGGAGTACCGATGGAACACCACGTATTCTCGAAGACTTGCAGGCAAATCACTCCTGGATCCGTAGCATAAAATTGCCTCCCAGACCAAGAGACATTACTTTTCACTATAGCTATGTCTGCAAACAGGGCTTTGACTACGCGCTTGAATACTGTAGAGAAAATAATATTGAGTTCGAGTATATAGGTCTTCTTGATGCTGATACAGTTCTGGAGGAGAGCTATTTTGAGAAGCTTCTGACTGAGTTTGAAAAGAATAGTTCTATTGGGATTGCAAGCGGTGGGATATATTATGAGAATGACGGAAAGCTTTCTCTAGAAGTGACTAACAAAAATCTTCCTCGTGGGACAGGAAGGATCTGGAGGAAAGAATGCTTTTTTGAGACTGGCGGCTACCAAGTTGAACCATCTCCAGATTCGATCTCCAATATAAAAGCTCTCCTGCGAGGCTGGCAGCTCATACAATATGCTGATGTCGTTCAGATACAGAAACGTAAAACAAGCGCAGCAGATGGACTCTGGAGTGGATATACCAAAAATGGCTGGATGGCTTACTATCTTGGGAAAAGACCTCTCATTGCTCTTGTAAACGTGCTTTATCTCTCATTGAAACCTCCCTATTATACAGGTGCTGCTTACTTCTTGGGTTATTTTAGTTCAGCAATCAAGAGGGAGAAAAGAATTGAAGATCCTGAGATCAGGAATTACTACAGAAATCAGGGACTTTCAGGAATATTATCCCAAATCCTGGGAATATCCAGCCGGAGCTAA
- a CDS encoding lipopolysaccharide biosynthesis protein — MSNFIANVLKLVSGSVASQVLAILLVPLVTRIYSPDDLGVFQLFVSVSGILVIFSTFSYQYAIMLPKTEEDSANVVSLCTVLVIFISLLTAATVIIFPDKIERILNAPGISEYLIYLPLIVFFNGLFFVQNYWLSRKVRFGIIAGSKVLNTLSTKILQLVAPIWSAVSPLGLIAGYTIGYGLADLFMLKGAKEDLKIFKKVSIKKMKELAIRYKNFPLFSSWSTLANSISPQVPTFLLVYFYSTSVVGYFSLANQVVNMPMGLIGTAIQQVFFQRISEVKNGNGEGDMKTIVSEVYKKLILIGIFPMILLLILGEEIFTFAFGEGWHVSGTYVKILVPWIFLVFLSSPISTLYSIFEKQKVWLTFSIVLLISRIVALVIGGMYGSPEFALGLFSLTGVIFWLWNNAYLLNLAGINRMESVEILIKYAAIGIAVSIPLILLEVFSANFYIILLATVIITPIYYGLTLRDDPTFRKIFSAFLVNIKNKI, encoded by the coding sequence ATGTCAAACTTTATCGCTAATGTTTTGAAACTTGTATCAGGAAGTGTTGCTTCACAGGTTCTGGCTATACTTCTTGTACCCCTAGTCACAAGAATTTACAGCCCTGATGACTTGGGAGTTTTTCAGCTTTTTGTTTCGGTATCAGGAATACTGGTAATTTTCTCTACTTTTTCATACCAGTATGCTATTATGCTACCAAAAACCGAAGAAGATTCTGCAAACGTAGTCTCTCTTTGCACGGTATTAGTTATCTTTATATCTTTACTCACGGCTGCAACTGTAATAATATTCCCAGATAAAATTGAGCGAATCCTTAATGCTCCTGGAATCTCAGAGTATTTAATTTATCTACCTCTAATAGTATTTTTTAACGGGCTTTTCTTTGTTCAGAATTACTGGCTTTCAAGAAAAGTACGTTTTGGAATTATAGCAGGCTCCAAAGTTCTAAACACATTGTCAACCAAAATATTACAGTTAGTTGCCCCAATATGGAGTGCAGTATCGCCTCTGGGTCTCATAGCAGGATACACAATTGGATACGGATTAGCGGACTTGTTCATGCTAAAGGGTGCAAAAGAAGATTTAAAAATCTTCAAGAAGGTTTCGATAAAAAAAATGAAAGAGTTAGCTATTCGGTATAAAAACTTTCCCTTATTTAGCTCCTGGTCCACACTCGCAAACTCAATTTCGCCACAGGTGCCTACCTTTTTGCTTGTGTACTTTTACAGTACAAGTGTTGTCGGATATTTTTCGCTTGCGAATCAAGTAGTAAATATGCCTATGGGGCTTATCGGGACAGCTATTCAGCAGGTTTTCTTCCAGAGAATCAGTGAGGTAAAGAACGGGAATGGAGAAGGGGATATGAAAACTATTGTTAGCGAGGTTTACAAAAAGCTAATTCTAATAGGCATATTCCCAATGATACTTCTGCTGATCCTAGGAGAGGAAATCTTTACATTTGCTTTCGGAGAGGGCTGGCACGTATCAGGCACTTATGTGAAAATCCTTGTGCCCTGGATATTCCTCGTTTTCCTGTCCTCGCCTATCTCAACTCTCTATAGCATCTTTGAGAAACAGAAGGTCTGGCTTACCTTCAGCATTGTTCTTCTTATCTCCAGGATAGTAGCACTGGTTATAGGAGGAATGTACGGAAGCCCTGAGTTTGCCCTCGGACTCTTCAGCTTAACAGGAGTTATATTCTGGCTCTGGAATAATGCGTATTTGCTTAATCTTGCAGGAATTAATAGAATGGAAAGCGTAGAGATCCTTATTAAATATGCAGCAATAGGAATCGCTGTATCGATCCCATTAATTTTGCTTGAAGTGTTCTCTGCAAACTTTTATATTATCCTTCTTGCAACTGTCATCATAACTCCTATTTATTACGGTCTAACCCTTCGTGATGACCCTACATTCAGGAAGATTTTTTCGGCTTTTCTCGTGAATATAAAAAACAAAATCTGA